The Ammospiza caudacuta isolate bAmmCau1 chromosome 17, bAmmCau1.pri, whole genome shotgun sequence genome has a segment encoding these proteins:
- the SRL gene encoding sarcalumenin isoform X1 yields MKGLNLLCCCVASLLLLGTAEEVEDASEPTKRDRSHLENTLKLNEEKPADDVSGVLQRLRKIYHSSIKPLEHSYRYNELRQHEITAYPGRTLGSSATDGEITSKPMVLFLGPWSVGKSSMINYLLGLDNTPYQLYTGAEPTTSEFTVIMHGPKLKTIEGIVMAADSARSFSPLEKFGQNFLEKLIGIEVPHKLLERVTFVDTPGIIENRKQQERGYPFNDVCQWFIDRADLIFVVFDPTKLDVGLELEMLFRQLKGRESQIRIILNKADSLATQELMRVYGALFWSLAPLINVTEPPRVYVSSFWPHDYHPETHRDLFLKEEISLLEDLNQVIENRMENKIAFIRQHAIRVRIHALLVDRYLQTYKDKMTFFSDGELVFRDIVEDPDRFYIFKSILAKTNVSKFDLPNREAYKDFFGINPITSFKLLSQQCSYMGGCFLEKIEKAITRELPDLLGSIGLGKKPNVLSCDVTGCGETPKNRYRKP; encoded by the exons AAGAGGTTGAAGATGCCAGCGAGCCGACCAAGCGCGACCGGTCCCACTTGGAGAACACCCTGAAACTCAATGAGGAGAAACCTGCCGATGATGTCTCAG GAGTATTGCAGCGGCTGAGGAAGATCTACCACTCCTCCATCAAGCCCCTGGAGCACTCCTATAGATACAACGAGCTGAGGCAGCATGAGATCACAG CTTACCCCGGACGCACCCTGGGCTCCTCGGCCACAG ATGGGGAGATCACTTCCAAGCCTATGGTGCTATTCCTGGGACCGTGGAGCGTCGGCAAATCTTCCATGATAAACTACCTCCTGGGGCTGGACAACACTCCCTACCAGCTCTACACAG GGGCAGAACCCACCACCTCTGAGTTCACTGTCATCATGCACGGCCCCAAGCTGAAGACCATCGAGGGCATCGTGATGGCTGCTGACAGCGCCCGCTCCTTCTCACCCCTGGAGAAGTTTGGGCAGAACTTCTTGGAGAAGCTGATTGGCATTGAGGTCCCCCACAAACTCCTGGAGCGAGTCACCTTCGTGGACACGCCGGGCATCATTGAAAACCGCAAGCAGCAAGAAAGAG GTTACCCATTCAATGACGTGTGCCAGTGGTTCATTGACAGAGCTGATCTCATCTTTGTTGTCTTTGACCCCACGAAGCTGGATGTGGGCTTGGAGTTGGAGATGCTGTTTCGTCAGCTGAAGGGCCGCGAGTCTCAGATCCGAATCATCCTGAACAAAGCTGACAGCCTCGCTACCCAGGAGCTGATGAGAGTCTATGGTGCCTTGTTCTGGAGCTTGGCTCCTCTCATCAATGTCACAGAGCCGCCCAGGGTGTACGTTAGCTCCTTCTGGCCCCATGACTACCATCCAGAAACCCACAGAGACCTGTTCCTCAAAGAAGAGATATCACTCCTGGAAGATCTCAACCAGGTGATTGAGAACAGGATGGAGAACAAGATTGCCTTCATCCGCCAGCACGCCATCCGGGTGCGCATCCACGCCCTGCTGGTCGATCGCTATCTCCAGACCTACAAGGACAAAATGACCTTCTTTAGCGATGGAGAACTGGTATTCAGGGACATTGTGGAAGATCCTGACAGGTTCTATATCTTTAAATCCATTCTGGCAAAGACCAATGTCAGCAAATTTGACCTCCCCAACCGCGAGGCTTACAAGGACTTCTTTGGCATCAATCCCATCACCAGTTTTAAGCTGCTATCTCAGCAGTGTTCCTACATGGGAGGGTGTTTCCTAGAGAAGATCGAGAAGGCCATCACCCGTGAGCTTCCTGATCTCTTGGGAAGCATCGGCTTGGGGAAGAAGCCCAATGTCCTCTCCTGCGACGTCACTGGCTGTGGCGAAACCCCAAAGAATCGCTACAGGAAGCCCTAA
- the SRL gene encoding sarcalumenin isoform X2: MKGLNLLCCCVASLLLLGTAEVEDASEPTKRDRSHLENTLKLNEEKPADDVSGVLQRLRKIYHSSIKPLEHSYRYNELRQHEITAYPGRTLGSSATDGEITSKPMVLFLGPWSVGKSSMINYLLGLDNTPYQLYTGAEPTTSEFTVIMHGPKLKTIEGIVMAADSARSFSPLEKFGQNFLEKLIGIEVPHKLLERVTFVDTPGIIENRKQQERGYPFNDVCQWFIDRADLIFVVFDPTKLDVGLELEMLFRQLKGRESQIRIILNKADSLATQELMRVYGALFWSLAPLINVTEPPRVYVSSFWPHDYHPETHRDLFLKEEISLLEDLNQVIENRMENKIAFIRQHAIRVRIHALLVDRYLQTYKDKMTFFSDGELVFRDIVEDPDRFYIFKSILAKTNVSKFDLPNREAYKDFFGINPITSFKLLSQQCSYMGGCFLEKIEKAITRELPDLLGSIGLGKKPNVLSCDVTGCGETPKNRYRKP; encoded by the exons AGGTTGAAGATGCCAGCGAGCCGACCAAGCGCGACCGGTCCCACTTGGAGAACACCCTGAAACTCAATGAGGAGAAACCTGCCGATGATGTCTCAG GAGTATTGCAGCGGCTGAGGAAGATCTACCACTCCTCCATCAAGCCCCTGGAGCACTCCTATAGATACAACGAGCTGAGGCAGCATGAGATCACAG CTTACCCCGGACGCACCCTGGGCTCCTCGGCCACAG ATGGGGAGATCACTTCCAAGCCTATGGTGCTATTCCTGGGACCGTGGAGCGTCGGCAAATCTTCCATGATAAACTACCTCCTGGGGCTGGACAACACTCCCTACCAGCTCTACACAG GGGCAGAACCCACCACCTCTGAGTTCACTGTCATCATGCACGGCCCCAAGCTGAAGACCATCGAGGGCATCGTGATGGCTGCTGACAGCGCCCGCTCCTTCTCACCCCTGGAGAAGTTTGGGCAGAACTTCTTGGAGAAGCTGATTGGCATTGAGGTCCCCCACAAACTCCTGGAGCGAGTCACCTTCGTGGACACGCCGGGCATCATTGAAAACCGCAAGCAGCAAGAAAGAG GTTACCCATTCAATGACGTGTGCCAGTGGTTCATTGACAGAGCTGATCTCATCTTTGTTGTCTTTGACCCCACGAAGCTGGATGTGGGCTTGGAGTTGGAGATGCTGTTTCGTCAGCTGAAGGGCCGCGAGTCTCAGATCCGAATCATCCTGAACAAAGCTGACAGCCTCGCTACCCAGGAGCTGATGAGAGTCTATGGTGCCTTGTTCTGGAGCTTGGCTCCTCTCATCAATGTCACAGAGCCGCCCAGGGTGTACGTTAGCTCCTTCTGGCCCCATGACTACCATCCAGAAACCCACAGAGACCTGTTCCTCAAAGAAGAGATATCACTCCTGGAAGATCTCAACCAGGTGATTGAGAACAGGATGGAGAACAAGATTGCCTTCATCCGCCAGCACGCCATCCGGGTGCGCATCCACGCCCTGCTGGTCGATCGCTATCTCCAGACCTACAAGGACAAAATGACCTTCTTTAGCGATGGAGAACTGGTATTCAGGGACATTGTGGAAGATCCTGACAGGTTCTATATCTTTAAATCCATTCTGGCAAAGACCAATGTCAGCAAATTTGACCTCCCCAACCGCGAGGCTTACAAGGACTTCTTTGGCATCAATCCCATCACCAGTTTTAAGCTGCTATCTCAGCAGTGTTCCTACATGGGAGGGTGTTTCCTAGAGAAGATCGAGAAGGCCATCACCCGTGAGCTTCCTGATCTCTTGGGAAGCATCGGCTTGGGGAAGAAGCCCAATGTCCTCTCCTGCGACGTCACTGGCTGTGGCGAAACCCCAAAGAATCGCTACAGGAAGCCCTAA
- the SRL gene encoding sarcalumenin isoform X3 yields MKGLNLLCCCVASLLLLGTAEEVEDASEPTKRDRSHLENTLKLNEEKPADDVSGVLQRLRKIYHSSIKPLEHSYRYNELRQHEITDGEITSKPMVLFLGPWSVGKSSMINYLLGLDNTPYQLYTGAEPTTSEFTVIMHGPKLKTIEGIVMAADSARSFSPLEKFGQNFLEKLIGIEVPHKLLERVTFVDTPGIIENRKQQERGYPFNDVCQWFIDRADLIFVVFDPTKLDVGLELEMLFRQLKGRESQIRIILNKADSLATQELMRVYGALFWSLAPLINVTEPPRVYVSSFWPHDYHPETHRDLFLKEEISLLEDLNQVIENRMENKIAFIRQHAIRVRIHALLVDRYLQTYKDKMTFFSDGELVFRDIVEDPDRFYIFKSILAKTNVSKFDLPNREAYKDFFGINPITSFKLLSQQCSYMGGCFLEKIEKAITRELPDLLGSIGLGKKPNVLSCDVTGCGETPKNRYRKP; encoded by the exons AAGAGGTTGAAGATGCCAGCGAGCCGACCAAGCGCGACCGGTCCCACTTGGAGAACACCCTGAAACTCAATGAGGAGAAACCTGCCGATGATGTCTCAG GAGTATTGCAGCGGCTGAGGAAGATCTACCACTCCTCCATCAAGCCCCTGGAGCACTCCTATAGATACAACGAGCTGAGGCAGCATGAGATCACAG ATGGGGAGATCACTTCCAAGCCTATGGTGCTATTCCTGGGACCGTGGAGCGTCGGCAAATCTTCCATGATAAACTACCTCCTGGGGCTGGACAACACTCCCTACCAGCTCTACACAG GGGCAGAACCCACCACCTCTGAGTTCACTGTCATCATGCACGGCCCCAAGCTGAAGACCATCGAGGGCATCGTGATGGCTGCTGACAGCGCCCGCTCCTTCTCACCCCTGGAGAAGTTTGGGCAGAACTTCTTGGAGAAGCTGATTGGCATTGAGGTCCCCCACAAACTCCTGGAGCGAGTCACCTTCGTGGACACGCCGGGCATCATTGAAAACCGCAAGCAGCAAGAAAGAG GTTACCCATTCAATGACGTGTGCCAGTGGTTCATTGACAGAGCTGATCTCATCTTTGTTGTCTTTGACCCCACGAAGCTGGATGTGGGCTTGGAGTTGGAGATGCTGTTTCGTCAGCTGAAGGGCCGCGAGTCTCAGATCCGAATCATCCTGAACAAAGCTGACAGCCTCGCTACCCAGGAGCTGATGAGAGTCTATGGTGCCTTGTTCTGGAGCTTGGCTCCTCTCATCAATGTCACAGAGCCGCCCAGGGTGTACGTTAGCTCCTTCTGGCCCCATGACTACCATCCAGAAACCCACAGAGACCTGTTCCTCAAAGAAGAGATATCACTCCTGGAAGATCTCAACCAGGTGATTGAGAACAGGATGGAGAACAAGATTGCCTTCATCCGCCAGCACGCCATCCGGGTGCGCATCCACGCCCTGCTGGTCGATCGCTATCTCCAGACCTACAAGGACAAAATGACCTTCTTTAGCGATGGAGAACTGGTATTCAGGGACATTGTGGAAGATCCTGACAGGTTCTATATCTTTAAATCCATTCTGGCAAAGACCAATGTCAGCAAATTTGACCTCCCCAACCGCGAGGCTTACAAGGACTTCTTTGGCATCAATCCCATCACCAGTTTTAAGCTGCTATCTCAGCAGTGTTCCTACATGGGAGGGTGTTTCCTAGAGAAGATCGAGAAGGCCATCACCCGTGAGCTTCCTGATCTCTTGGGAAGCATCGGCTTGGGGAAGAAGCCCAATGTCCTCTCCTGCGACGTCACTGGCTGTGGCGAAACCCCAAAGAATCGCTACAGGAAGCCCTAA